The sequence ATCACGTCGATGATACACTCCCGGCCACCCGCCGCCACCGCACCGGAGGCAACTGGCGTAACACCGCCAATCGAGACGATGGCCATGGAATCCCACGATCTGCGCAAAGTCGGCCTGAAGGTCACCCATCCGCGCATGCGCATCCTGGCGTTGCTGGAGCAGCGCAGCCCCCACCACCACATGACCGCCGAGGCCATCTACCGCCAGCTGCTCGAGCATGGCGACGAGATCGGCCTGGCCACGGTGTACCGGGTGCTGACCCAGTTCGAGGCGGCCGGCCTGGTGCTCAAGCACAACTTCGAGGGCGGCCAGGCGGTGTACGAGCTGGACCGCGGCGGCCACCACGACCACATGGTCGACGTGGACACCGGCCACGTCATCGAGTTCGAGAGCGCCGAGATCGAGGAGCTGCAGCGCAAGATCGCCGCTGAACACGGGTACGAGCTGGAAGAGCACTCGCTGGTGCTGTACGTGCGCAAGAAACGCGCCTGACCGACCCGCAAGACCACAGCAGAACGGCGCCTTTCGGCGCCGTTTTGCGTTGCGGCCGGGGCAGGGCGGTCAGACCGCCTGCATCAGCTTGCGGGCCGCGGCCCGGGCTTCCTTGCTGACCTCCACGCCGCCGAGCATGCGGGCCAGTTCTTCCTCGCGCTGGCGGGTGTCCAGCAGTTCCACCGCGCTCTGGGTCATGCCCTCGACCGGGGCCTTGCTGACCCGGTAGTGGGCGTGGCCCTTGGAGGCCACCTGCGGCAGGTGGGTCACGCACAGCACCTGGCGTTTCTCGCCCAGTGCGCGCAGCTTCTGGCCGACGATGTCGGCCACGGCGCCGCCGATGCCCGA is a genomic window of Stenotrophomonas sp. Marseille-Q4652 containing:
- the fur gene encoding ferric iron uptake transcriptional regulator encodes the protein MESHDLRKVGLKVTHPRMRILALLEQRSPHHHMTAEAIYRQLLEHGDEIGLATVYRVLTQFEAAGLVLKHNFEGGQAVYELDRGGHHDHMVDVDTGHVIEFESAEIEELQRKIAAEHGYELEEHSLVLYVRKKRA